The Megasphaera vaginalis (ex Bordigoni et al. 2020) region GATTTAACGGAAACTTAATTCGGATTTTGCTTAGTGTTCTTATTTGAGATGTGATGCCAATACTTTGTTTTTTAAATTTTTTTGATTCTCCTGCAATGACTTTCACGTTGTTCATGTTGCGAAGTATGCGATCTTGCATTTTCTTTAACTCATCGTCTGGGATATTACGTGATTCTTGTAGGGCAGTTTTCAGTGTCGCACTACCGTGAAAAATTGCACCTAATAAATCAAAAGAATCTTTTTTTAATGAAAATCCTTCCTTTGCGGCTTGGGTAAAAAGGCTTTCTATACGCTTGTTGTGGTCTCGCAAAAGGGTTTTAAAGGTTTTTATTCTGTGACGACGAATGCTTTTGGCTACCAGTAAATGACTACGAATTGCTTGATATATTTCATCGTCAAATAGAATGTCCGTTTTATAGTAATTATTATCTTTATAGCTTTTTATGGGTAATACAGATACAAGAGGATTGAATGTGTTAGAAGAGTGAAGCACTATTGCATAATGAAGTCCACCAAATTCAGAACCTAACGGTAAGCCAAAATCTATTTTTATAATAGAACCCCTTTTTAGAGAAATAAAACGCTGGTTATTCATCTGATGGAATTTCTTTTCATTTTTTAGTTTTGATAGTTGTTCAGATAGCCCATAATATAAGACCGCTGCCCGATGATAATCCAATTCTGTTTCATCCGTTAAATACTGGCGTTGATTACATGATAGTGTGGCTATGTTTGCAAGGAGAATTGGCTTATTTTGTATATTTTTTAGGTCAGTCTTTTTTCTTGTTTTATTATTATCTCCCATAAAGAACAGCTTCATTCCTTTCTAAAATGATCGTCTTAATTCAATAACTTTGCCAATAATCTTTACGGGGAGCTGCTGAATTTCTTCGTTTGTATAGAAGACCGGCAAGAAGGAAGAGACATTATCACCAATAAGTGTGATACCTGCAGAGGATTTTTTAATTCTTTTTACAGTTCCTTCTGCGCCATTAACTAATACGACAGCAATTTCATTTGATTCAACATCAGGTTGCTGACGAATAACTAAGACGTCACCTTCTGTAAAAGTTGGTTCCATAGAGTTTCCTTTGACTTTTAAACAAAAGAAGTCGCCGGTAGCAGCTAGTTCTGCAGAAATCTCCTCATAGTCAAGGATATCTTCGATAGCATCAATGGGTATACCGGCTATGACATATCCTAGTACAGGAATGCGAACGCCTTTTGCTGAATTTGATGCGGATAATTTGTTTTCAATTAAGTCTGATTTTTCAATGCCAAAGTATAGAGCTAATTGTTCAACTTTATTCATTCGTGGCATCTTAGTCCCGTTTATCCAAGTCGATACAGTGGATTTATTTAATTTTAAATCAACAACTAAGTCACTTTGTGTTTTGTGGTGTTTAGCGAGTTGATAGCTTAAATTTTTTGCAAATACTTTTTTAAAATCGTCTGACATAAGAATAACCTCCTTATAATCATGATATTACTTTAAGTAGATAAAAGTCAATACTAAAAATAAAATAGTTCACTTTAAGTATTGACACTCTACTAAAAGTAAACTATAATAAGCGTTGTAAGGGAGGTGAAAGCCAAATGCCGAGATTAAAAATATCACTAAAAGCCGCAAGATATAATGCAGGATTTTCTCAAGATGATGTTGCTAAAAAGATGAGAAAGTCTAAGTCAACCGTAAACAACTGGGAAAACGGAAAAACTGAAATTGATTACAATAATCTTGCGGCGTTGTGCAAATTATATTCGGTGACTATTGATGATATTATTTTGCCATTTTAGTTTACTTAAAGTAGACAATAAAAAGAGGTGAGAGGAATGGAAGATAAAGAAAAAGAACCCTGCGGGAACAGGGTCCGGATGACCGGGAAGAAGCAAATAACGCTTCGTCTGCCGGATGAGCTGTACGAAGCGTTGAGAGCGGAAGCGAAAAAAACAGGTATAAGTGTGAATGAATTGATCTTAATAAAAATTAATCCTTTGGAAGCGAATTTTTTGGATCACGAGCCATAATGTATCGCCTGAGAGCGTATTCAATTTCTTTGTTTACCGACCGACCATTTTCTTTGGCCAGCTGTTTCATCTTCGCCATTATCGCCTCGTCAATCCTTAGAGGATAAGGGTTTGCTTGTGCCATAATATCACACTCCTTTTAGATATCAAAATTATATCATTACACGACATCACTAACAAGATTCTAAAAGATATCAAATAGATATTTACAATGGGCGGAATACGACGTATAATATCTAACAGATAGTAAAAAGATATCAAAAAGGAGAGGAAAATGAAAGAATCTTTTTTGTTGCGAATGCCTGAAGAGATAAAGCGATGGCTTACTGATGAAGCAGTCCGCCGAGGATTATCACTGAATGGGTTAATTATGGCTATTTTAAGTGAGTATTGCAGACAGAGACAAGAAAAGGATACTGGTACATGAACCAAAGAGGGAAGGAGACAAGGAGAATGGAAGACAAAGAAAAAGAACCCTGCGGGAACAGGGCTCTGAAAATTATCCGTATGATTTTTACCGATTGTGCTAAGGTGTCAATGACTGATATGCAGCAAGCTACCCTATACCGTTTGTATTTTGTCATAGGATGGAGCGTTTTTATTGGGATTGTCCAAGTGTCAATTCTCATAGGTATTTGGGTATCAAGATACTAGCGAGGATGCTTACTGCACCGCATCGTGATGGCGACATACCTATCTGGTTTGCGATAACCTTCGTACCGATTTCAGTGATTATATCAGGAAAGGAAGGTACCTATGAAAATATCTATTGCTGAAGCAGCAAAACGCATGGGCAAGAGTATGCCGTTTGTCCGTATCGGGCTGCAAAGAGGGCTATTACCCTTTGGGGAAGCATTTAAAACGGACGAAAAGAATACCCGGTATAACTATCATATCAACGCTGCAAAATTTGAAAAGTATATGAGAGGAGAGTTATAAGTCATGCACTGTTGGTATTGCGGCAAGGAGCTAGAGCCGTATCAGTGGTGCTTTGTTGTAACTGCGACGGGCCGACTTGCTCCGGTTTGTAAAGATGATCGGACTTGCTGTCCGAAAAGTATTCAGGGGCATGGTGAGAAGCCTAGGCTAAAAAGGCAGCCTCGTAATAGTAAATTAAGAAAGGAGACTACAACATGAAATATCAAAAGATTCCGGCGTGGGTCAATCACGAAGCATCGTATCCGAGTATTCCGGACTGGGTTAATCAACTGCCGGCAGAGCAGGAAGCGGGGCACTAGGAGGCGAGCACATGACGAGCAAGGAAAAGCTGGCCATTGTATTGCAATTAATAAATGGGCTAAAAGCGAACGAATGGCGACGCATCAAAACCATTATTGACCGTCAATATGAAGAAAAGGCCACCAAGCTGGCACTTGATGACCTTTCCTGCGAATCCATAAAAAGATGGTTTGATATGGAATATTCAAAAAATTAATTATCTGGAGGCTAAAATGGAAAACTATATTTTTATTTGTCTAATGATTTTAGTTTCAACCATTATTAATGTTACCGTTGCAGGATGGTTGGCAGTAAAGATGGGAGAGTTTATGTGGGAAAAAATCCAAAAACTATAGGCAAATCTTTTTAAAGACATCTCCAAAAGGTGTAATAGAAAACGACCCACTGGAAACTTCCATACTACTGTAATTGTCTGGATGCTCTTGAACTATCTTTGTACCTTGTTTATATTCATCAAAAGCTTCGTAGGCCTTGTAAATAGTTTCGTCAACGAGGGATGAAATATGGCTCAACTCAACAATTCCAAGGCGGGATAAGTTATTGATAGAAATTGCATTGTTTTCGAAGTTAGTTTCTATCAAACCTGGAATGTAGATAATGTCTTTGCCTAGAGAAGTATAGGACTTACGATCATTGGCATATAGTCTGAATTCAGCCAATGGGCCTACTTTAGGTAATATTTTCAATAGTTTAGCGTCGTTGGCAGACATTTGCTTAATGATTTCTACAAAAGCAATATGAACTTTATCAGAACTTCGTGCATCGAATTCAGCTGCTATTAATTTAGCAAACATTTTTCGTACATCCGTTTTTTCTACGTAATATTTTGATGCCTCTAATGCAGGCCCGATAACACTAATGTCGGGATTATTATTAATTGAGTCGTTTGGGATTTTACTTACTTCATCATCGATGTCTTTTGCATAACGGCGAATATTCGCTTCAACAGTTTGCTTGAGTTTTTCATCCCATCTACCAAAGGTTGCTTGCCAAAGCAGATTTAGCGTTTTTGCAGGAGCGTCAGCTCCTTTGCTAGCGAGTGAGGTCAGAGCTGCTGTTGCTACTGATACGGTGATTGGATCCATTAGAATCTCTCCTTTTTTTTAAATAAACAGAATTAGAAGTTTATGAGCAAAAATTAATGCGCATAGTCATCACTCCCCTTCATGGTCATTATACCAGAACGGGAGAAGAAAGGAGGAAATCATGAATCAAGACATTTACAAGGGATTACCCCCAATTTTAACGGCTAAAGATGTGGCCGAATTCTTAAGGATTGGCATGAACCAGGCTTACGAAATCATTCATGAAATAGGTTTCCGGTATGGGCGTACCGTCCGGTGTACGAAAACTCAGTTGATTGGCTTCGTGGAAGGAGGTGGAAAAAACCATGAAGACGATGAAAATTTACGATCATGGGTTGACCAGGTCAAAGCGTAAGCCGCGTTTCCGGGCCGTCCGGAGTGCGATGGCCATCGTGGCCGCTTTCGGAGTCGGGCTGTATCTCGGTAGCACGACGCCCTGGTCCCAGGCCGAAACCATTGCGAACGACACAGCTATCATCCACGTCGTCGACACAGACGAAACGCTGTGGGAAATCGCCGGGCCTATCGCTGACAAGACCGGGCAGGACGTCCGCGAAGTAATTTATGAAATCCAAATCAATAATGATTTGGGCCCGGATCCGACACTGAAACCGGGGCAGCGGCTGGTCATCAGATACTAAAAAAAATGGCTGCTGCCGGCAAACGCCGACAACAGCCACATACCAAAATACTCAAATTTATTATACCAGATGGAGGTAACTTATGGAACTGCAAAATCAGAATAAAGAAAAAATTATTCATGCATTTGAAGAACTGACATTGTTTTTAATACAGGATGCAATGCATAGTTCTGTAACTACAATAAACCCTGATACCATCAGGGAAATCAGAGAAAATGTGGTACTAATTACCGCGCATCTTTAACGGTCGAGCATATTTCCCTAAACGCTTTAGATATTAACTGAATTCGTTCATCTGTTCGAGTTGTTTGATTGTGATTGTCAGTACATTGGTGAAAGTATCCTTTTTGAATCATTGCTATTACGATTTCCTTTGTTATTTCTTCCACGCTCATTAGGATCACCTCCTTATGAGTGTGATTATACCATAGAAAGGATGAAATATATGTCAGTAAAAATTAATAGTTTTGAAGTTGAAAATGTAAAACGAGTAAAGGCGGTTTCCATGGAATTAGCCCCAAATGGGTTAACGGTAATCGGGGGCCGGAACGGCCAAGGCAAAACGTCCGTCTTGGATGCCATAGCCTGGGCATTAGGCGGCGATAAATTCAAGCCGTCTAATGCGGCAAGAGATAGCAGCACGATCCCGCCTGAAATTCATATTGAACTTTCCAACGGCCTTATCGTCGAACGAAAGGGAGCGAAGAGCTCCCTTAAGGTCATTGACCCGACCGGTGAGAAAGCCGGACAAAAGCTCTTGGACAGCTTCATCGAGAAACTGGCTCTAGACTTGCCGAAGTTCATGGGTATGAACTCAAAAGATAAGGCTAATACATTACTGCAGATTATTGGCATTGGCGACGAATTGGCCGAACTCGACGCAAAAGAAGCACAGCGATATAACCGACGCCTTGAAATCGGCCGTATCGCAAAGCAGAAGAAATCCTACGCCGATGAGCTCGAGTATTATCCCGACGCTCCTGCAGAGCCGGTAAGTGCTTCGGATTTAATTAAGCAACAACAAGAAATTTTGGCGCAAAACGGCGAGAATCAACGTAAGCGTGAACAGTTAACTAAGATGACGGAAGAACACGAAACGCTTATCGCCCGGATTGCTCAGCTTAAAACCTCTTTAGAAGAAGCCCAGGCAAAGCAAGAGTCGCTGTTAGCCGATATGGAGACGGCTCAAAAAACAGTTAATGAGCTTATTGACGAAAGTACCGAAGAATTGGAAATGAATATTGCTCACGTTGATGAGATCAACCGTAAGGTGCGAGCCAACCAAGAAAAAGAAAAAGCCCAGGCCGAAGCCGATGAGTTGGCGGCTGAATATAACGGACTGACGGCAGAAATTGAAGCCGTCAAGGAAGCTAAGAACGATCTTCTTAACAAGGCTGATTTACCCCTTCCGGAACTTGGCGTAAAAGATGGCGAGCTTATTTACAAGGGGCAGCAATGGGACGGCATGAGCGGCGCCGAACAGCTCATGGTGGCTACAGCGATTATTCGTAAGCTAAACCCCGAGTGCGGATTTGTTCTCATGGATAAGCTCGAACAAATGGATCAGGAAACACTTAAAGAGTTCTCTGATTGGCTCACCCGCGAAGGACTTCAAGTTATTGCTACGAGAGTCGGAATGGATGATAGCTGCAGCATCATTATTGAAGACGGTTACATTAAAGACTCGACACCGCAGCCTGTAGAAGCAAAGAAATGGGAAGCCGGTAAATTCTAAAGGAGGTAGCTATGAAAATAATTACAGGAAAGCAAGAGCGATACCAGAAAGTCGTTGTATATGGTCCTGAAGGAATAGGGAAAAGTACATTTGCCGCACAATTCCCCGATCCCTTGTTTATCGATACAGAAGCAGGAACGGCTCATATGGATGTAGCCCGATTGGAACGGCCGACGTCTTGGGCGGTACTTATGGAATACGTTCAAGAGCTTACGAAAGACCACCAAGGATTTACAACCTTAGTCATCGACACTATCGACTGGGCGGAACAGCTTTGCGTACAGCACATTTGCTCGAAGTACCAGGTAAGCGGTATTGAAGATATCGGGTATGGCAAGGGATACGTCTATGAGAAGGAAGAATTCGGACGGCTGCTTAATAAGCTCCAGGATTTAATTGAAAGCGGGATGAACGTAGTTCTCACGGCACATGCTATGGTGCGAAAATTCGAACGGCCTGACCAACCCCCGTACGATCGGTACGAACTGAAGCTCAATAAAGCCGCCAGTCAAAAAATTTCCGACATGGTCAAAGAGTGGGCGGACATGCTACTTTTTGCCAACTACAAAGAGGAAGTTTTAAAAGTCGATAGCAAGGACGGTAACAGTAAGAAGGTCCGTGTCTCAGGCGGACAACGTGTGATGTATACAAGTCACCATCCGAATTGGGACGCTAAGAACCGGCACGGATTGAAGGAATGCTTACCCTTCGAATTTACTCAAATAGAAAATTGTATACCTAAAAATATTCAAAAATCGCAAGTTGAAGAGAAACCTGTAGAGGAAATGAAAACCCCTCCGAAAGAAGAAACGCCGAAAGCAGAACCTGTTGTAAAAGCCGAGCCTAAAAAGAAGGCTAAGGAAGACGACGGGATCCCGAAAGACCTGAAGAAGCTTATGGAAGCACGAAATATCACAGAAGCTGAAATACAAGCCGTTGTAGGAAGTAAAGGGTACTTCCCGGCTGATATGAGAATTAAAGACTACCCGAAAGAATTTATAGACGGTTGCTTAATTGCCGCATTCGACACTGTAGCTCAGGCGATAGAAGCAAACCGAGACGAAAATGTACCGTTTTAATAATAAGGAGGATAACGATCATGGCAGAAGAAAGAGCATTTAGTTGGGACGAAGAAATTGAAGCAGTGGAAAACGAGTTTGTCGACATACCCGCAGGAGATTATGACTTTAAGATTACCAACTTCGAGCGAGGCTACTTTGAAGGCAGCGAGAAAATGCCTGCATGCAACGAGGCGAAAATAACATACGAAGTAAACGTGAACGGCCAAAAAGGTCGCATTAAGCAGAACCTCTTCTTACACAGTAAATCACAATGGCAACTCACCGGATTTGCCCGTGCCATCGGACACATGAAGAAGGGCGATGACAAGTTCACGATCCGCTGGAATGAAGTCCTCGGATCTATCGGTCGCTTTAAGATTAAACTTCGGGAATATAACGGAAAGACTTACCCGAACGTCGACCGGTTCTACGACAAGGAAGAATCGGGTAAAGAGTGGACTCAAGGAGCCTTTTAATCGTGGGCATTGAGCTTCGTCCCTATCAGCAGGAGGCGGTCGACGCCGTCCTGCATGAATGGGACATAGGCCATAACAAAACATTACTCGTCTTGCCCACAGGATGCCATGCTATCGGAGAAAAAGTATTGTTAGCGGATGGAAATATAAAAAAGGTGGAAGATGTCCAGCTAAAAGATTGCCTATTGGGAAGCGATGGTACTCCCCGGCATATCCTTCAAATCATCCACGGAGAAGGATATTTGTATAAAATTTGCCCGGTAAAAGGCAAGCCTTTCGTTGTAGATGAAAATCATATGCTGACATTAAAACGAACCAAAGAATCGAATCATCCCGTATATCCAAGTGAAAAACATGGTGGTGAAATTATTGATGTTTCTGTAAAAGAATGGCTTACCTGGAGTAAATGGAAAAAACATATCCACAAACTGATTCGAGCAGACGCTATTACTTTCTATCATTCCCACCAAAACGATTACCCTATTGATCCTTATTTCTTGGGGATATTATTAGGGGATGGCGGGTTAAATGGTTCCTCTATCAGTATCA contains the following coding sequences:
- a CDS encoding type II toxin-antitoxin system PemK/MazF family toxin, whose amino-acid sequence is MGDNNKTRKKTDLKNIQNKPILLANIATLSCNQRQYLTDETELDYHRAAVLYYGLSEQLSKLKNEKKFHQMNNQRFISLKRGSIIKIDFGLPLGSEFGGLHYAIVLHSSNTFNPLVSVLPIKSYKDNNYYKTDILFDDEIYQAIRSHLLVAKSIRRHRIKTFKTLLRDHNKRIESLFTQAAKEGFSLKKDSFDLLGAIFHGSATLKTALQESRNIPDDELKKMQDRILRNMNNVKVIAGESKKFKKQSIGITSQIRTLSKIRIKFPLNRFDPLYNIRVDSKTLDKISQALHNYYL
- a CDS encoding LexA family transcriptional regulator; the encoded protein is MSDDFKKVFAKNLSYQLAKHHKTQSDLVVDLKLNKSTVSTWINGTKMPRMNKVEQLALYFGIEKSDLIENKLSASNSAKGVRIPVLGYVIAGIPIDAIEDILDYEEISAELAATGDFFCLKVKGNSMEPTFTEGDVLVIRQQPDVESNEIAVVLVNGAEGTVKRIKKSSAGITLIGDNVSSFLPVFYTNEEIQQLPVKIIGKVIELRRSF
- a CDS encoding helix-turn-helix transcriptional regulator yields the protein MPRLKISLKAARYNAGFSQDDVAKKMRKSKSTVNNWENGKTEIDYNNLAALCKLYSVTIDDIILPF
- a CDS encoding ribbon-helix-helix protein, CopG family codes for the protein MEDKEKEPCGNRVRMTGKKQITLRLPDELYEALRAEAKKTGISVNELILIKINPLEANFLDHEP
- a CDS encoding Arc family DNA-binding protein; translation: MAQANPYPLRIDEAIMAKMKQLAKENGRSVNKEIEYALRRYIMARDPKNSLPKD
- a CDS encoding toxin-antitoxin system HicB family antitoxin; the encoded protein is MKKERKMKESFLLRMPEEIKRWLTDEAVRRGLSLNGLIMAILSEYCRQRQEKDTGT
- a CDS encoding DUF4393 domain-containing protein encodes the protein MDPITVSVATAALTSLASKGADAPAKTLNLLWQATFGRWDEKLKQTVEANIRRYAKDIDDEVSKIPNDSINNNPDISVIGPALEASKYYVEKTDVRKMFAKLIAAEFDARSSDKVHIAFVEIIKQMSANDAKLLKILPKVGPLAEFRLYANDRKSYTSLGKDIIYIPGLIETNFENNAISINNLSRLGIVELSHISSLVDETIYKAYEAFDEYKQGTKIVQEHPDNYSSMEVSSGSFSITPFGDVFKKICL
- a CDS encoding LysM peptidoglycan-binding domain-containing protein; the protein is MEKTMKTMKIYDHGLTRSKRKPRFRAVRSAMAIVAAFGVGLYLGSTTPWSQAETIANDTAIIHVVDTDETLWEIAGPIADKTGQDVREVIYEIQINNDLGPDPTLKPGQRLVIRY
- a CDS encoding AAA family ATPase produces the protein MSVKINSFEVENVKRVKAVSMELAPNGLTVIGGRNGQGKTSVLDAIAWALGGDKFKPSNAARDSSTIPPEIHIELSNGLIVERKGAKSSLKVIDPTGEKAGQKLLDSFIEKLALDLPKFMGMNSKDKANTLLQIIGIGDELAELDAKEAQRYNRRLEIGRIAKQKKSYADELEYYPDAPAEPVSASDLIKQQQEILAQNGENQRKREQLTKMTEEHETLIARIAQLKTSLEEAQAKQESLLADMETAQKTVNELIDESTEELEMNIAHVDEINRKVRANQEKEKAQAEADELAAEYNGLTAEIEAVKEAKNDLLNKADLPLPELGVKDGELIYKGQQWDGMSGAEQLMVATAIIRKLNPECGFVLMDKLEQMDQETLKEFSDWLTREGLQVIATRVGMDDSCSIIIEDGYIKDSTPQPVEAKKWEAGKF
- a CDS encoding ATP-binding protein codes for the protein MKIITGKQERYQKVVVYGPEGIGKSTFAAQFPDPLFIDTEAGTAHMDVARLERPTSWAVLMEYVQELTKDHQGFTTLVIDTIDWAEQLCVQHICSKYQVSGIEDIGYGKGYVYEKEEFGRLLNKLQDLIESGMNVVLTAHAMVRKFERPDQPPYDRYELKLNKAASQKISDMVKEWADMLLFANYKEEVLKVDSKDGNSKKVRVSGGQRVMYTSHHPNWDAKNRHGLKECLPFEFTQIENCIPKNIQKSQVEEKPVEEMKTPPKEETPKAEPVVKAEPKKKAKEDDGIPKDLKKLMEARNITEAEIQAVVGSKGYFPADMRIKDYPKEFIDGCLIAAFDTVAQAIEANRDENVPF
- a CDS encoding DUF669 domain-containing protein — protein: MAEERAFSWDEEIEAVENEFVDIPAGDYDFKITNFERGYFEGSEKMPACNEAKITYEVNVNGQKGRIKQNLFLHSKSQWQLTGFARAIGHMKKGDDKFTIRWNEVLGSIGRFKIKLREYNGKTYPNVDRFYDKEESGKEWTQGAF